In Vespula pensylvanica isolate Volc-1 chromosome 2, ASM1446617v1, whole genome shotgun sequence, the genomic window ttatttcaaataatattatctaattaaaGATTGTTGGcagattaaacaaaaaaaaaaaaaaaaaagaaaagaaaaagaaaaaaatctcgattaatccaaatttataatctattatgcatcgttttcgattaaaaaaaaaaaaaaacataagaatCCGATATCGCATTTTCGATGGATATTCTCATAACCTTAAAATATtctagatatttaaataaaagttatagaaattttcttggGGATGGATAGAGAggtgaaaaaaagaggaaaagaaaaagggaacgagagaaagaaagaaagagagagagagagagagacagagtgagagagagagagagagagagacagaacaaAGTTCTCAGAgtaatattttgaaagaaatatcctATGTATCTAGAATTTCGTTGGACCAATCAGGCGAAGAGTTTCTTTGATCATGCGGCAAATGCTGGGTGAATAGAAGAACGCAGGCGCAACCCCACCCATCGGGGTTCATGACAAATGGAACTTAACTTCCGGTTTGATTCAGGCTCCGTAGAATGTTTTTCGGCTTTAGGCAGTATCCTTGCGCAGTGTCACAGTTATCCTACGTCATCCGTCATTTTCTTCAACTGCACTTGCAATTTGCAGTTCTATATCTCCGAGggatatattttgtttgtcGTATGTCCATCCAGAATCTCAACACATTCggtaaatataacatttttcatattacaaatataccTTGCTGTTCGATGAGATAGATACGACAAAATGGCGATGATAGCGTCTTTGCATCATAGTGTGCAATCGAGTCATTTTCGTTacgtatttcatttaattatttaatcttcGTTCTCATctcttatcatttattttttacgtttatttatctctttctttttttttttctttctttctctctctctttctctctatcttcctctctctctctccctctctctctctctctctctctctctctctctttctctctctctctctttgttatattttatcgatgaactttgaggagagaaaaaaaggaagaaaaaaagaaaaagaataaaaaattcctaatataatttctgttatatatatatatatatatatatatatatatgtatgtatgtatatatgtatatcatgcatatattcatatatatacatatacacaatatatgtgtatatatatatgtgtgtgtatgtatatatgtgtatacaatCACCATTTTGATATGAGATAACAGAATGGTTATTACTTTGAAGAAATTTGATCTGTCAAGAATGATTGATTATGAtctaatgtatattttaattttttttttttctagaccCCTTTGCAGATGCAATCAAGGGTTCAGATGATGATGTCCAAGACGGTCTCGTGCATATAAGGATCCAACAGCGGAATGGTCGTAAGACCTTAACAACGGTACAGGGGCTTTCTTCTGAATATGACTTGAGAAAAATAGTACGAGCATGTAAAAaggtaaatattattctacGAAGCTATCagttttgtatttattattgtgaAGTCACTTTTTAACTTTTGCTAAGTGCTATAAATAGAATTGATGCAAATAAACCTTGGAAACTGACAGCTGGCAGTAAGAATGtaaactaattttatttttatatttaatgtgtATCTTTTGGTTAATAACAGTATCAttgattcttatttatattgatattatacatataaaagatatctttataaaagatatctgtattaataatttttgaatgcAGATATTTAGATATGAGCAactaataatttaatgaatttttcaattcctTTTACAAtgtgatctttttcttccttttaaaaataattgacagGAGTTTCAACAAAAGAAGATTAATAGTAGTGTTCATCCAGTTATTATAAAAGGATCATCTGGGAAatactattaaattattttctgcaAGTCATACAAATGAACAGATAAAGAATAATCGCTATATGATAATAGAATTGTTTGGCCATTTATAAGCAAGAgttgtatatattgtaaagatataatatatataattgagtaatgaaattagaaatttaaaaaattttcttttgcattaaaatgttttgattaatgatagattaaaaatatatttttaaaagtatatttgtataaaaatatatattttttgcaatACTGACATACAACACgtgcaaattaattaatgcttATTTAATTAGATTTGATCAAtcaagaaagattaaaatttataagataatgATTGTTTGTAGATCTAACTTTAtcctttgatatatatataaaaagagagagagagagagagagggaaaaaatggatataatattttctaggAGTTCGCCTGCAATGGGACAGTAATTGAACACCCAGAGTACGGGGAGGTGCTGCAGCTGCAGGGGGACCAGCGAGAAAATATATGCCAGTGGTTAACAAAGTCAGGTCTGGCCAAACCTGACCAACTCAAAGTCCATGGTTTTTAATCGACAAACCACCCATGCCACTATATAAGGCAATTCCACATTCatcaatatataatacctTATCATCTTAAATTATCTGTATCAGTCACTATCACTTGTTGATACTTCGTGGGATAccttattatatacacatatatatttcaataaaaaaaaaataaataaataaaaaataaaaaaaataataaaataaaataaaataaaaactaaaaaaaagcTATATAACACAGTACCGAGATATAGGCACAATAATCTAATCAGACGTTTTTTCTAAGATTTTAGGAAGCAATATTTTACCGCTTTATGTTAGATAATCCAATGAAGGTGTCACGCTTAaaataatagtgataatagTAGAATTTTGAGAAGATAAGTATACAAAGGATAGACAGAAATAGCAACAGATGGTTTGGTTCAGTAATAGATAGTATGTATCTGGGCGCTATAGACGTGTTcagagagagattgaaaagTATTGTTACCTTAGGCTTCGAGATTGGCTTCTTTATGTAAACAAGAATGCGTTGGTTTATACATTAGGGAAAGCAAACTTGGTGTTTGCCCTCTTGATgtcatctttttaattttgtgcctctgattttatataaattacaaaattttttctttttttttttttctttttttttcttcctctttttcttcttttttctcatttgttaaagaataaatttttactgTAACAAATGTTATTTCAAATGTTATGCTATGTTTCATATTCTTTCTAATGCggtaatcgaagaaaaattattgttcaCGATAAAAATATGTGGCTGTTCtctaaagtaaataaatagtaatttGACTTGAGTTTATGCGtcgatttatcttatttatttttaccatGTTACTATTACTAAACTACTAATAATATTACCACTACACTattctattactactactactaaactactactactacactactacaatactattactacaatATTACTGCATATTTGTATCGtctgaaataattataaga contains:
- the LOC122637452 gene encoding eukaryotic translation initiation factor eIF1, giving the protein MFFGFRQYPCAVSQLSYVIRHFLQLHLQFAVLYLRGIYFVCRMSIQNLNTFDPFADAIKGSDDDVQDGLVHIRIQQRNGRKTLTTVQGLSSEYDLRKIVRACKKEFACNGTVIEHPEYGEVLQLQGDQRENICQWLTKSGLAKPDQLKVHGF